A genomic stretch from Coffea arabica cultivar ET-39 chromosome 10c, Coffea Arabica ET-39 HiFi, whole genome shotgun sequence includes:
- the LOC140015936 gene encoding uncharacterized protein gives MAEKSMFHWIQWPQLCYPVEEGGTGFRRLRDIYKAFSCKLWWRFRTRSSLWATYLQANYCQVTLSLSATDIWRRMLNVSRQVELSMLGQVNEGSCHFWYDNWFSSSALFLRLIVIPDLTFKDFITNGEWDVQLLSRALPKGIIPSILQQSIPEDGRADKVGWMPMTSGKFTLALAFCEVHQASNTSGILSHVWHPRIPLKVSFFMLDY, from the coding sequence ATGGCTGAAAAATCAATGTTCCATTGGATACAATGGCCTCAGTTGTGCTACCCAGTGGAAGAGGGTGGCACAGGATTTCGAAGACTTAGGGATATTTACAAAGCCTTTTCATGTAAGTTATGGTGGAGATTTCGGACTAGGTCTTCGCTTTGGGCAACATATCTGCAAGCCAACTATTGTCAAGTGACATTGAGTTTATCTGCTACGGATATTTGGAGACGAATGTTGAATGTTAGTCGGCAAGTGGAGTTGTCAATGTTAGGGCAGGTTAATGAGGGATCCTGTCACTTCTGGTATGACAATTGGTTTAGTAGTAGTGCTTTATTTCTCAGATTGATAGTCATCCCGGATCTCACCTTTAAGGACTTTATCACAAATGGGGAATGGGATGTACAGCTGTTGTCTCGAGCCTTACCAAAAGGGATTATCCCTTCAATCTTACAACAATCGATTCCTGAAGATGGTCGTGCAGATAAGGTTGGTTGGATGCCGATGACATCTGGGAAATTTACATTAGCTTTGGCTTTTTGTGAGGTTCATCAAGCCAGCAACACTTCTGGTATTCTATCACATGTCTGGCACCCTCGAATTCCATTAAAGGTGTCCTTTTTCATGCTAGATTATTGA